The Centroberyx gerrardi isolate f3 chromosome 7, fCenGer3.hap1.cur.20231027, whole genome shotgun sequence genome contains a region encoding:
- the hgs gene encoding hepatocyte growth factor-regulated tyrosine kinase substrate isoform X1 translates to MGKGGGTFERLLDKATSQLLLETDWESILQICDLIRQGDTQAKYAIGAIKKKLNDKNPHVALYALEVLESVVKNCGQTVHDEVASKQTMEELKDLLKKQTEPNVRNKILYLIQAWAHAFRNEPKYKVVQDTYQIMKVEGHVFPEFKESDAMFAAERAPDWVDAEECHRCRVQFGVMTRKHHCRACGQIFCGKCSSKYSTIPKFGIEKEVRVCEPCFELLNNHPSLSPPPRKAEGKAPSAGPAELPPEYLTSPLSQQSQMPPKRDEAALQEEEELQLAIALSQSEAEEKERMVGCTAENYLCVFTTYVYGETDAWVCVYLQRQKNSYSVYPKAEPTPVTSSAPPVSTLYSSPVNSSAPSAEDVDPELARYLNRTYWEKKQEEARKSPTPSAPAPVPLAEPLPPISQPVETHVPVQPVNIVEQQYQNGESEENHEQFLKALQNAVTTFLNRMKSNHMRGRSITNDSAVLSLFQSINNMHPQLLDILNQLDEKRLYYEGLQDKLAQVRDARAALNALRDEHREKLRRAAEEAERQRQIQLAQKLEIMRQKKQEYLEMQRQLAIQRLQEQEKERQMRLEQQKHTIQMRAQMPAFPLPYAQMQSLPPNVSGGVVYQPGAPPTYPGTFSPAGSVEGSPMHNVYMNPPGQTAPGQYQAMPATDPNMVNAYMYQAAGTNGQPPPPGQAPPTTSPAYSNYQPTPTQGYQNVVSQAPQSMPPMSQAAPTNGMGYMGYQPYSMQNMMSALPGQDPNMPPQQPYMPGQQPMYQQMAPPGGPQQQAQQQPPQAVPGSAEAQLISFD, encoded by the exons ATGGGGAAAGGTGGAGGTACATTTGAGAGGCTTCTGG ATAAAGCCACCAgtcagctgctgctggaaacagaCTGGGAATCCATTCTGCAGATCTGTGATCTCATTCGACAAGGAGACACACA AGCTAAATATGCAATTGGTGCCATTAAGAAGAAGTTGAATGACAAAAATCCACATGTGGCCCTCTATGCACTTGAG GTCCTGGAGTCAGTAGTGAAGAACTGTGGCCAGACCGTCCATGATGAGGTGGCCAGTAAACAAACCATGGAGGAACTGAAGGATCTACTTAAG AAGCAGACGGAGCCAAATGTCAGAAATAAGATCTTGTACCTGATCCAAGCCTGGGCCCACGCCTTCCGCAATGAGCCCAAGTACAAGGTGGTCCAAGACACGTACCAGATCATGAAGGTGGAAG GTCATGTGTTTCCGGAGTTTAAGGAGAGTGATGCAATGTTTGCAGCTGagaga GCTCCGGACTGGGTTGATGCTGAGGAGTGCCACCGGTGCAGAGTTCAGTTTGGTGTTATGACAAGAAAG CACCATTGCCGAGCCTGTGGCCAGATTTTCTGTGGCAAATGCTCGTCTAAGTACTCCACCATCCCGAAGTTTGGCATTGAGAAGGAAGTGCGTGTCTGCGAGCCCTGCTTTGAGCTCCTAAACAA ccacccctccctctctcctccacctagGAAAGCAGAAGGGAAAGCCCCATCCGCAGGCCCTGCTGAGCTGCCTCCAGAGTACCTGACCAGCCCTCTGTCCCAGCAGTCTCAG ATGCCCCCGAAAAGAGATGAGGCTgcgctgcaggaggaggaggagctacaGCTGGCCATTGCCCTGTCCCAAAGCGAGgctgaggagaaggagaggatggtGGGTTGCACAGCTGAAAATTatctttgtgtttttacaaCTTATGTATATGGAGAAACTgatgcatgggtgtgtgtgtatttacagagGCAGAAGAACTCGTACTCTGTGTATCCCAAAGCTGAGCCGACCCCAGTGACTTCCTCAGCACCACCAGTCAGCACCCTCTACTCTTCCCCCGTG AACTCTTCTGCTCCATCAGCTGAAGATGTGGACCCAGAG CTGGCCCGTTACCTGAACAGAACATACTGGGagaagaaacaggaagaggcTCGCAAGAGTCCCACCCCTTCTGCCCCTGCCCCTGTGCCATTGGCTGAGCCCCTGCCGCCAATCAGTCAGCCAGTGGAAACTCATGTCCCTGTCCAGCCAGTCAACATAGTGGAG CAGCAGTACCAGAACGGGGAGTCAGAGGAGAACCATGAGCAGTTCCTGAAGGCTCTGCAGAACGCTGTCACCACCTTCCTCAACCGCATGAAGAGCAACCACATGCGTGGGCGCAGCATCACCAACGACAGTGCCGTGCTCTCCCTCTTCCAGTCCATCAACAACATGCATCCACAGCTGCTGGACATCCTCAACCAGCTGGATGAGAAGAGAT TGTACTATGAGGGGCTGCAGGACAAGCTGGCTCAGGTGCGCGATGCTCGGGCGGCCCTCAACGCCCTTCGGGACGAGCACAGAGAGAAGCTGCGCCGTGCCGCAGAAGAAgcggagagacagaggcagatcCAGCTGGCACAAAAACTGGAGATCATGAGGCAGAAGAAACAG gAGTACTTGGAGATGCAAAGGCAGCTGGCCATTCAGCGCCTccaggagcaggagaaggagaggcagatgCGTCtggagcagcagaaacacacaatcCAGATGAGGGCCCAAATGCCTGCTTTCCCTCTGCCCTACGCCCAG ATGCAGTCCTTGCCTCCCAACGTGTCAGGAGGGGTGGTGTACCAGCCTGGTGCTCCACCCACCTACCCAGGCACCTTCAGCCCTGCTGGCTCCGTGGAGGGCTCGCCTATGCACAACGTCTATATGAACCCGCCGGGGCAGACTGCACCTGGGCAGTACCAAGCCATGCCCGCCACAG ATCCCAATATGGTTAATGCGTACATGTACCAGGCTGCAGGCACCAATGGGCAGCCTCCCCCTCCCGGCCAGGCCCCTCCCACCACTAGTCCAGCCTACTCCAACTACCAGCCCACGCCCACACAGGGCTACCAG AATGTGGTCTCCCAGGCCCCCCAGAGTATGCCCCCCATGTCCCAGGCAGCCCCCACCAACGGTATGGGCTACATGGGCTACCAGCCATACAGCATGCAGAACATGATGTCAGCATTGCCAGGACAGGACCCCAATATGCCCCCTCAACAGCCCTACATGCCAGGCCAGCAGCCCATGTACCAGCAG ATGGCTCCCCCTGGTGGCCCGCAGCAGCAGGCTCAGCAGCAGCCCCCTCAGGCCGTCCCGGGCAGCGCAGAGGCACAGCTCATCTCCTTCGACTGA
- the hgs gene encoding hepatocyte growth factor-regulated tyrosine kinase substrate isoform X4, protein MGKGGGTFERLLDKATSQLLLETDWESILQICDLIRQGDTQAKYAIGAIKKKLNDKNPHVALYALEVLESVVKNCGQTVHDEVASKQTMEELKDLLKKQTEPNVRNKILYLIQAWAHAFRNEPKYKVVQDTYQIMKVEGHVFPEFKESDAMFAAERAPDWVDAEECHRCRVQFGVMTRKHHCRACGQIFCGKCSSKYSTIPKFGIEKEVRVCEPCFELLNNHPSLSPPPRKAEGKAPSAGPAELPPEYLTSPLSQQSQVVVHESMPPKRDEAALQEEEELQLAIALSQSEAEEKERMRQKNSYSVYPKAEPTPVTSSAPPVSTLYSSPVNSSAPSAEDVDPELARYLNRTYWEKKQEEARKSPTPSAPAPVPLAEPLPPISQPVETHVPVQPVNIVEQYQNGESEENHEQFLKALQNAVTTFLNRMKSNHMRGRSITNDSAVLSLFQSINNMHPQLLDILNQLDEKRLYYEGLQDKLAQVRDARAALNALRDEHREKLRRAAEEAERQRQIQLAQKLEIMRQKKQEYLEMQRQLAIQRLQEQEKERQMRLEQQKHTIQMRAQMPAFPLPYAQMQSLPPNVSGGVVYQPGAPPTYPGTFSPAGSVEGSPMHNVYMNPPGQTAPGQYQAMPATDPNMVNAYMYQAAGTNGQPPPPGQAPPTTSPAYSNYQPTPTQGYQNVVSQAPQSMPPMSQAAPTNGMGYMGYQPYSMQNMMSALPGQDPNMPPQQPYMPGQQPMYQQMAPPGGPQQQAQQQPPQAVPGSAEAQLISFD, encoded by the exons ATGGGGAAAGGTGGAGGTACATTTGAGAGGCTTCTGG ATAAAGCCACCAgtcagctgctgctggaaacagaCTGGGAATCCATTCTGCAGATCTGTGATCTCATTCGACAAGGAGACACACA AGCTAAATATGCAATTGGTGCCATTAAGAAGAAGTTGAATGACAAAAATCCACATGTGGCCCTCTATGCACTTGAG GTCCTGGAGTCAGTAGTGAAGAACTGTGGCCAGACCGTCCATGATGAGGTGGCCAGTAAACAAACCATGGAGGAACTGAAGGATCTACTTAAG AAGCAGACGGAGCCAAATGTCAGAAATAAGATCTTGTACCTGATCCAAGCCTGGGCCCACGCCTTCCGCAATGAGCCCAAGTACAAGGTGGTCCAAGACACGTACCAGATCATGAAGGTGGAAG GTCATGTGTTTCCGGAGTTTAAGGAGAGTGATGCAATGTTTGCAGCTGagaga GCTCCGGACTGGGTTGATGCTGAGGAGTGCCACCGGTGCAGAGTTCAGTTTGGTGTTATGACAAGAAAG CACCATTGCCGAGCCTGTGGCCAGATTTTCTGTGGCAAATGCTCGTCTAAGTACTCCACCATCCCGAAGTTTGGCATTGAGAAGGAAGTGCGTGTCTGCGAGCCCTGCTTTGAGCTCCTAAACAA ccacccctccctctctcctccacctagGAAAGCAGAAGGGAAAGCCCCATCCGCAGGCCCTGCTGAGCTGCCTCCAGAGTACCTGACCAGCCCTCTGTCCCAGCAGTCTCAGGTAGTGGTCCACGAATCA ATGCCCCCGAAAAGAGATGAGGCTgcgctgcaggaggaggaggagctacaGCTGGCCATTGCCCTGTCCCAAAGCGAGgctgaggagaaggagaggatg agGCAGAAGAACTCGTACTCTGTGTATCCCAAAGCTGAGCCGACCCCAGTGACTTCCTCAGCACCACCAGTCAGCACCCTCTACTCTTCCCCCGTG AACTCTTCTGCTCCATCAGCTGAAGATGTGGACCCAGAG CTGGCCCGTTACCTGAACAGAACATACTGGGagaagaaacaggaagaggcTCGCAAGAGTCCCACCCCTTCTGCCCCTGCCCCTGTGCCATTGGCTGAGCCCCTGCCGCCAATCAGTCAGCCAGTGGAAACTCATGTCCCTGTCCAGCCAGTCAACATAGTGGAG CAGTACCAGAACGGGGAGTCAGAGGAGAACCATGAGCAGTTCCTGAAGGCTCTGCAGAACGCTGTCACCACCTTCCTCAACCGCATGAAGAGCAACCACATGCGTGGGCGCAGCATCACCAACGACAGTGCCGTGCTCTCCCTCTTCCAGTCCATCAACAACATGCATCCACAGCTGCTGGACATCCTCAACCAGCTGGATGAGAAGAGAT TGTACTATGAGGGGCTGCAGGACAAGCTGGCTCAGGTGCGCGATGCTCGGGCGGCCCTCAACGCCCTTCGGGACGAGCACAGAGAGAAGCTGCGCCGTGCCGCAGAAGAAgcggagagacagaggcagatcCAGCTGGCACAAAAACTGGAGATCATGAGGCAGAAGAAACAG gAGTACTTGGAGATGCAAAGGCAGCTGGCCATTCAGCGCCTccaggagcaggagaaggagaggcagatgCGTCtggagcagcagaaacacacaatcCAGATGAGGGCCCAAATGCCTGCTTTCCCTCTGCCCTACGCCCAG ATGCAGTCCTTGCCTCCCAACGTGTCAGGAGGGGTGGTGTACCAGCCTGGTGCTCCACCCACCTACCCAGGCACCTTCAGCCCTGCTGGCTCCGTGGAGGGCTCGCCTATGCACAACGTCTATATGAACCCGCCGGGGCAGACTGCACCTGGGCAGTACCAAGCCATGCCCGCCACAG ATCCCAATATGGTTAATGCGTACATGTACCAGGCTGCAGGCACCAATGGGCAGCCTCCCCCTCCCGGCCAGGCCCCTCCCACCACTAGTCCAGCCTACTCCAACTACCAGCCCACGCCCACACAGGGCTACCAG AATGTGGTCTCCCAGGCCCCCCAGAGTATGCCCCCCATGTCCCAGGCAGCCCCCACCAACGGTATGGGCTACATGGGCTACCAGCCATACAGCATGCAGAACATGATGTCAGCATTGCCAGGACAGGACCCCAATATGCCCCCTCAACAGCCCTACATGCCAGGCCAGCAGCCCATGTACCAGCAG ATGGCTCCCCCTGGTGGCCCGCAGCAGCAGGCTCAGCAGCAGCCCCCTCAGGCCGTCCCGGGCAGCGCAGAGGCACAGCTCATCTCCTTCGACTGA